One window of Nymphaea colorata isolate Beijing-Zhang1983 chromosome 1, ASM883128v2, whole genome shotgun sequence genomic DNA carries:
- the LOC116246408 gene encoding putative germin-like protein 2-1 yields the protein MKLAYLIFFSLVAACCHASDPSQLQDFCVADRNSPIVVNGKVCKNPMMAKPEDFFFSGLDKPGNTSNPLGSMVTAVNVQQIPGLNTLGISLARIDFAPWGLNPPHTHPRGTEILVVLEGCLYVGFVTSNPENRLFTKKLYKGDVFVFPQGLIHFQQNIGEEGAVAIAGLSSQNPGVITIANAVFGAKPPISDDLLAKAFQVDKKVIDELQSAFWMDNNN from the exons ATGAAGCTGGCATAccttatctttttttctcttgtagCTGCCTGCTGCCATGCTTCTGATCCTAGCCAACTCCAGGACTTCTGTGTTGCTGATCGTAATAGCCCAA TTGTTGTGAATGGCAAGGTGTGCAAGAACCCAATGATGGCTAAGCCGgaagatttcttcttctctgggCTCGACAAGCCTGGCAACACATCGAACCCACTAGGCTCGATGGTGACCGCGGTCAACGTTCAACAAATCCCTGGACTGAATACGCTGGGCATCTCCCTGGCTCGGATTGACTTTGCTCCATGGGGACTGAACCCACCTCACACCCACCCTCGCGGAACCGAGATCTTGGTGGTGCTGGAAGGCTGCCTATACGTGGGGTTCGTGACCAGCAACCCGGAGAACCGGCTGTTTACGAAGAAGTTGTACAAGGGAGACGTGTTTGTGTTCCCACAGGGGCTGATCCACTTCCAGCAAAACATAGGGGAAGAAGGTGCTGTGGCCATTGCTGGGCTGAGCAGCCAGAACCCTGGCGTCATAACAATTGCTAATGCTGTGTTCGGGGCGAAGCCACCCATCTCGGATGACCTTCTTGCCAAGGCCTTCCAGGTTGACAAGAAGGTGATTGATGAGCTACAGTCTGCCTTCTGGATGGACAACAACAACTAA